The sequence GGCTGCTGCTGGACTGCATGCGCGGCAACGCCACCCTCTTCGCGCGGCAGGACAGCGTGGAGCAGGCGTGGAGCTACGTGACGCCCATCCTCCGCGCGCTGGAGTCCGGCGAGGGTGGCGAGGTGCACACGTACGCGCCCGGCACCTCGGGCCCTGACGCGGCCAACGCGATTCCGGCGCGCGACGGGCGCAGGTGGACGCGGCTATGAGCTTCGCGCCTCCCCGAATCGTCCCGCCGGAGTCGCTGGCGCAGGAGGCCGCGGCGTGGATGGCGAGTTCGCTCCAGGACGCGCTGAAGACGCGCCCTCGCGCGAGCCTGGCCCTGTCCGGTGGCGGCACACCGGGCCCCGCGTACCGGGCGCTGGCGGCCATGAAGCTCCCGTGGGAGCGCGTGGACGTCTACTTCGTGGACGAGCGCTTCGTGCCGCCGGACCACAAGGACAGCAACTACCGGCTGGTGGAGGACACGCTGCTCAAGCCGCTGGGGCTGCCTGCGTCCCAGGTGTTCCGTATGCAGGGTGAGCGCGAGGACCGCGACGCCGCCGCGCGCGACTATGAGGCCACGCTGCCTCCGGTGCTGGACGTGGTGCTGCTGGGCATGGGGCCGGACGGGCACACGGCCAGCCTCTTCCCCGGCCACCCGGCGATGGAGGAGCGCGTGCGGCGCGTGCTGGCGGTGGTGGGCTCCAAGCCGCCGCCGTGGCGGATGACGCTGACGCTGCCGGTGCTGAACTCGGCGCGCGCGGTGCTCAACCTCGTGGCGGGTGAGGGCAAGGCGGACGCGGTGCGCCGGGCATTGGCGGGGGACCTGTCCCTGCCGGCGGCGCGGGTGACGAATACGCAGTGGATGCTGGACCCGGCCGCCGCCGGACGGTGAGCGGCCAGGGGACTTCGGGATTCGGGAGGAATCATGACTGACAAAGCGGGCGCGCAGTTCGGCGTGGCGGGCATGGGCGTCATGGGGGCGGCCTTGGCCCTCAACATCGCGGACCACGGCTTCCGGGTGACGGTGTGGGACCGCCACCCGGAGCGCGTCGACGAGATGCACAAGAAGCACGGCCACCCCGAGATAAAGGGCACCGCGTCGCTGGAGGAGTTCGTCCAGCGGCTGGAGCGCCCGCGCCGGGTGCTGCTGATGGTGACGGCGGGCGCGGCGGTGGACCAGATGATGGAGCGGCTCTTCCCGCTGCTGTCGCCGGGCGACGTCATCATGGACGCGGGCAACTCGTGGTTCCTCGACACGCGGCGCCGTGAGGAGCTCTGCAAGTCGAAGGGGCTGCACTTCCTGGGCATCGGCGTGTCGGGCGGCGAGGAGGGCGCGCGCCACGGCCCGTCCATCATGCCGGGCGGTCCGCCGGAGGCGTACGCGCTGGTGCGCCCCGTGCTGGAGGCCATCGCCGCGCGCACGGAGGCGGGTCTGTGCGTCACCCACGTGGGGCCGGATGGCGCCGGCCACTTCGTGAAGATGGTGCACAACGGCATCGAGTACGCGGACATGCAGCTGCTCGCGGAGACGTACGACGTGCTGCGCCGGGGCCTGGGGCTGAGCGCGAGCGCGCTGGCGGACCTGTTCTCCAAGTGGAACGAGGGCATCGCCGAGTCCTTCCTCCTGGAGACCACCATCCAGGTGCTGCGCAAGAAGGACCCGGAGACGGGCAAGCCGCTCGTGGACATGGTGTTGGACAAGGCGGGCCAGAAGGGCACGGGCAAGTGGACGGTGCAGGTGGCGCTGGATTTGGGCGTGCCGGTGCCGTCGATTGCCTCGGCGCTGGATGCGCGCAACCTGTCCTCGATGAAGGACGAGCGCGTGGCGGCGAGCGCGAAGCTGAAGGGCCCGACCGAGGCGCTGAGCGCGGAGGAGAAGGCACAGCTCGCGCAGTGGGCGCATGACGCGCTCTACGCGGCGCGCGTGGTGACGTACGCGCAGGGCATGCGGCTCATCCAGACGGCGTCCACCGAGTACAAGTGGAACATCTCCCTGGCGGAGATGGCACGCATCTGGCGGGGTGGTTGCATCATCCGCGCGAAGCTGCTGACGCCGCTGCGCGAGTCCTTCGAGAAGCAGCCCAACCTGCCCAACCTCATGGTGTCGGACGCGTTCGCGCCGGTGCTGGAGAAGCTGGCGCCCTCGTGGCGCAAGCTGGTGGGCGTGGCCGCGAAGGCGGGCATCCCCGTGCCGGTGTTCGGCGCGTCGCTGGCGTACCTGGACAGCTACCGCAGCCCGGAGCTGCCGCAGAACCTGACGCAGGCGCAGCGCGATGCCTTCGGCGCGCACACGTACCAGCGCCGCGACAAGCCCGACGCCGGCTTCGTCCACACGGAGTGGAACAAGTAGGCGCGCCTCGTGTGCCCACGCCGCCGGGGCCTACTTCGGCTTCGGCGGCGTGGCCCGCAGCTCCGCGCGGCGAATCTTGCCGCTCACCGTCTTGGGCAGCTCGGTGACGAACTCGATTTCGCGCGGGTACTTGTACGGCGCCGTGGTGTGCTTCACGTGCTCCTGCAACTCCTTTGCGAGTGCGTCCGAGGCCGTGTGCCCCGGCGCCAGCACCACGTAGGCCTTGATGCGCTGGCCAATCTTGTCGTCCGGCACGCCAATGACGGCGGACTCCGCGACGGCGGCGTGCTCCAGCAGCGCGGACTCCACCTCGAAGGGGCCCACGCGGTAGCCGGACGTCTTGATGACGTCGTCCGAGCGGCCCACGAACCAGAAGTAGCCGTCCGCGTCGCGCACCGCCCTGTCGCCCGTCACGTACCAGTCGCCCCGGCGGCAGGCCGCGTTGGCGCCCTCGTCGTTGAGGTAGCCGTGGAACAGGCCCACCGGCCGCTCCGGCGCCACGCGCACGGCGATGTCGCCCTCCTGTCCGTCCGCCACCTCGCGGCCCGCGTCGTCGATGACGCCCACCGTGAAGCCCGGTGACGGCTTGCCCATGGAGCCCACGCGCGGCTCCATCGAGGGGAACATGCCCACCACCATCACCGTCTCCGTCTGCCCGTAGCCCTCTCGGATGTGCAGCCCCGTGGCCTCCTTCCACGAGTCGATGACCTCGGGGTTGAGCGGCTCGCCCGCGCTCACCGTGTGCCGCAGCGAGGACAAATCGAAGCCCTTCAAGTCCTGCAGCACCAGCGCCCGCCACGCGGTGGGCGGCGCGCAGAACGTCGTCACCTTCTGCGTCTCCAGCACCTTGAGGAACTTCGCCGGCTCGAAGCGGCCGCGGAAGTCGTAGACGACGTTGCACGCGCCCTGGCTCCACGGCCCGAAGAGCTTGCCCCACGCGCACTTCGCCCAGCCGGTGTCGCTCAGCGTCAGGTGCCTGTCGTCGGGCGTGAGGTCCAGCCAGTAGCGCCCGGTAATCACGTGCCCCTGGCCGTAGCTGGCGTGCGTGTGCAGCACCATCTTCGGCATGCCGGTGGTGCCGGACGTGAAGTAGATGAGCATCGGGTCATCCGCGCGCGTGGGCGCGAAGCCCTCGCCGTGCGCGCCCGTGCCCGCCGCCCCCGGCGTGTAGCGCACCCACGGCGACGGCGCGCCCTCGCCCACCGACACCCAGGTCTCCACCCGGCCCGTGCCCACGAGCCCCTCGAAGCGGTCCAGACAGCTCACGTCGGCGATGACGGCGTTGGCGTCCGCGGCCACCAGCCGGTAGCGGATGTCCTTGACGGTGAGCATGGGCGTGCCGGGCATGAAGACGATGCCGGCGCGGATGCAGCCCAGCACCAGGAACCACCACTCCGGCACGCGCGGCATGATGATGAAGGCGCGGTCGCCCTTGTGCAGGCCCAGGCCGGTGAGGAAGCGCGCGGCGTGCAGCGAGTGCAGCCGCACGTCCTCCCAGGTGAAGCGCTGCTCCTTCCCCGCCTCGTTGGACCAGAGCAGCGCGAGCGCGTCCGGCCGCTCGCGCGCGTGCCGGTCCACCACGTCCGCCGCGAAGTTGAAGTGCTCGGGCCGCTCCCACCGGAAGTCGCGGTAGGTGGCCTCGTAGTCGCGCATGTTGCGCGGAGCGGATGGGGGCATGACGCACTCCTGGGTGAAGGGCCGGGCCCCGAGCCTGCCACGCGCCCCCTGCCCGGGCCTCACCTTCCTCACCGCCTTTCGCCCGGTGGACGAAAGCGCTGCCCCCGGAAGCAGGAGGACGGGCGTCACCGGTGTCCACGCAGGGCCCCGAAACGCAAAGAGGCCGGCCCGTGAAGGCCAGCCTCTCGCGAAGTCCCTCGGCTCCCTCCGTCACCGGGAGGCGGAGCCGGCCGCGCGCGTCAGTTGATTTCGGCGCAGTGGAAGAGCTTGTTGTACGCCTCGCAGGTTTGCAGCGTGGACAGCAGGGCCTTCTCGAGTTTGCCTTTGCGGCCCGCCAGGTCCTCGCCATGGGCGAGCTCGCGATCCACCACCAGGTCCAGCCACGGATCCCGCGAGTTGTGCGCGAAGCGCTGGAGCGCCTTGAGCGCCTCGGCGTCCTGCCGCGCCTCGCCGGTGGACACCAGCGCGCCGAAGTAGAGGTCCTCCTCCTTCGAGCGGCGCAGCGTGTCCACCAGCCCCGGAGACACCTGCCCCTCCATCACCAGCTTCGCGTACTCGCGGGCCAGCGGGGCGCGCACGGCGAAGTCCCGCTGGGCCATGGCCTTCACGTAGTCCTGGAGCACCGCGCCGCCGCCCACCCGGTCCAGCTCCGCCGCCAGCGGCAGCAGCGCCCTCACCGCGTCCGGCGTCGTCGCCGTGCGCACGGCCTCGTAGAGCGCCTCGCGGGCCACCGCCGGCTGCTGCGCCAGCACCTTCACGTCCGCGCGTCCCGCGGAGAGCTGCGCCCACGCCTCCATCACCTGCTTGTGCCAGCGCGCGTCCTCCTGCTCGCGCTGCTGCTTCAGCGCGTCGGCGCGGCTCTCGGCCTCCTGCTTCCAGCCCTCGTCCTGGCCTGGCAACGCGGCCACCTCGCGGAAGGACTCCTCCGCCTGCTTCAAGAGCCCGCGCCCGTGCAGCGCCAGCCCGCGGTTCCACAGCGCCTGCGGGTGCTTCGGCTCCTGGCGGAGCGCGCCGCCGAGCAGATCCAACGCCTCATTCCAACGCTGGCGGCTCATCTCCACCACCGCGCGGTCATTGTCCTTGTCCGCCGACTCGGGCGCGCGCGCCAGGAAGGCCTCCGCCTGCTGCCAGTCCCCGCGCAGCGCATACGCCGCGGCGATGCCCCGGAAGTCCTGCCGCTCCTCCAGCTCCGCCAGCGGCCGCAGCGGCAGCACCTCGGAGGAGGCGCTCGTGCCCCGCATGGGGATGTAGGGGCGGAAGTGGTCCGCCTTCGGGTGGCTCAGCCGCGCGTCCAGCATTCGCGAGTCCGCGCTGGCCAGCCACACCTCGGGGGGCATCCGCGGCTCGGCCTGCATGCGGTAGACGCCCACCGCCGCCAGTCCCGCCGCCAGCGCCACCGGCACCGCCGCCCGCCAGGCCCGGTGCAGCCAGGGCCGCAGGGGCGTCACCTTGGAGCCCGCGACAGGCTCGGCCGGCTCGACGGCGCTGGTGCCCGCCAGGGCCCGCGACGCCAACAGCTCCAGCTGGAGCAAGTCCCGCAGGCCGACCTCACACTCCTCGCAGCGCGTCAGGTGCTGCCGGAAGGCGTCCGCCTCGGTGGCGGACAGCTCTCCGTCTACGAAGAGATGCAGCTTCGTGCATGGCGTGTTCATGAGCTCGTTGCCCCCTGCTCCCGGGCTACCGCCACCTGGGGCAGCAGCAATTCCTTCAGGTCCCTGCGGGCCAGGGTGAGCCAGCTCCCCACCGTGCCCACGGGAACGTTGAAATGCTCGGCGATGGCCGTGTACCGCTTGCCCTCCGCGTGCAGCTTGTAGGCGTCACGCAGGTGCGGCTTCAGCCGCTCAATCGCCTTCTGGAACTCGTCGGTGTTCACCAGCTCCCAGTTCTCCTGGGAGTCTTCCGGTGACAACGCCGCGTCCTGAACCAGCGCCAGGTGAGGCAGCCCCCGGGTCTCCGTCCGCTGTCTGCGGCAGTAGTCCAGGAAGCGATTCGTCATGGTGGTACAGAGCCAAGCCGCCGCCGCCGAGTCCGTCCTGTCCTTCAGGTGCTCGAACTCCGGCATCGCCCGCTCGAAGGTCTCCTGAACCAGGTCATCCGGTTCCAGGCTCGAGCGAGCGGACAACCGGCGTGCCAGGCCCAGAAGGCCCGGACGATGCTGGCGGATGAACGCTTCGAAGCGCCGCCGCTCCCGGTTGAAGAGGTCTGCCATGACGCCCCACACTTGCGCTGCTGGTGGTTTCCCACCAAAGACGCACGGCGGCCCAATCCTTGAGAAGAAATTAAGCAGCCGCCAGACAGTAAAATGCCCGGGAGGGTGGAAAACCCTTACCGGGCAGGAGGATCAAGGCTCCTGGGGGTCCGCCAGGGGCGCCGTGGCGGGCGGGGCCGACGGGCGGCGAGGACGCTGGACGTCCACGTTGGTGGCGCAATCCACGTAGCTGTTCTTGACGTTGGGCTCCCCGGCCACCGTCTGCAGGGGGGGACTGTTCTCGACTTCGTTGGCACCGGGCGTCATGGCGCTCGCTCCTCGTGCTGGTCTACAGGCAGCACGGATTGGTTGCTGATGAGTGTAAAACGCAAACGGTTGCATTCCTTACCATGGCCGTAT comes from Pyxidicoccus parkwaysis and encodes:
- a CDS encoding acyl-CoA synthetase; protein product: MPPSAPRNMRDYEATYRDFRWERPEHFNFAADVVDRHARERPDALALLWSNEAGKEQRFTWEDVRLHSLHAARFLTGLGLHKGDRAFIIMPRVPEWWFLVLGCIRAGIVFMPGTPMLTVKDIRYRLVAADANAVIADVSCLDRFEGLVGTGRVETWVSVGEGAPSPWVRYTPGAAGTGAHGEGFAPTRADDPMLIYFTSGTTGMPKMVLHTHASYGQGHVITGRYWLDLTPDDRHLTLSDTGWAKCAWGKLFGPWSQGACNVVYDFRGRFEPAKFLKVLETQKVTTFCAPPTAWRALVLQDLKGFDLSSLRHTVSAGEPLNPEVIDSWKEATGLHIREGYGQTETVMVVGMFPSMEPRVGSMGKPSPGFTVGVIDDAGREVADGQEGDIAVRVAPERPVGLFHGYLNDEGANAACRRGDWYVTGDRAVRDADGYFWFVGRSDDVIKTSGYRVGPFEVESALLEHAAVAESAVIGVPDDKIGQRIKAYVVLAPGHTASDALAKELQEHVKHTTAPYKYPREIEFVTELPKTVSGKIRRAELRATPPKPK
- the pgl gene encoding 6-phosphogluconolactonase, with the protein product MSFAPPRIVPPESLAQEAAAWMASSLQDALKTRPRASLALSGGGTPGPAYRALAAMKLPWERVDVYFVDERFVPPDHKDSNYRLVEDTLLKPLGLPASQVFRMQGEREDRDAAARDYEATLPPVLDVVLLGMGPDGHTASLFPGHPAMEERVRRVLAVVGSKPPPWRMTLTLPVLNSARAVLNLVAGEGKADAVRRALAGDLSLPAARVTNTQWMLDPAAAGR
- a CDS encoding RNA polymerase sigma factor, translating into MADLFNRERRRFEAFIRQHRPGLLGLARRLSARSSLEPDDLVQETFERAMPEFEHLKDRTDSAAAAWLCTTMTNRFLDYCRRQRTETRGLPHLALVQDAALSPEDSQENWELVNTDEFQKAIERLKPHLRDAYKLHAEGKRYTAIAEHFNVPVGTVGSWLTLARRDLKELLLPQVAVAREQGATSS
- the gndA gene encoding NADP-dependent phosphogluconate dehydrogenase — its product is MTDKAGAQFGVAGMGVMGAALALNIADHGFRVTVWDRHPERVDEMHKKHGHPEIKGTASLEEFVQRLERPRRVLLMVTAGAAVDQMMERLFPLLSPGDVIMDAGNSWFLDTRRREELCKSKGLHFLGIGVSGGEEGARHGPSIMPGGPPEAYALVRPVLEAIAARTEAGLCVTHVGPDGAGHFVKMVHNGIEYADMQLLAETYDVLRRGLGLSASALADLFSKWNEGIAESFLLETTIQVLRKKDPETGKPLVDMVLDKAGQKGTGKWTVQVALDLGVPVPSIASALDARNLSSMKDERVAASAKLKGPTEALSAEEKAQLAQWAHDALYAARVVTYAQGMRLIQTASTEYKWNISLAEMARIWRGGCIIRAKLLTPLRESFEKQPNLPNLMVSDAFAPVLEKLAPSWRKLVGVAAKAGIPVPVFGASLAYLDSYRSPELPQNLTQAQRDAFGAHTYQRRDKPDAGFVHTEWNK
- a CDS encoding zf-HC2 domain-containing protein — protein: MNTPCTKLHLFVDGELSATEADAFRQHLTRCEECEVGLRDLLQLELLASRALAGTSAVEPAEPVAGSKVTPLRPWLHRAWRAAVPVALAAGLAAVGVYRMQAEPRMPPEVWLASADSRMLDARLSHPKADHFRPYIPMRGTSASSEVLPLRPLAELEERQDFRGIAAAYALRGDWQQAEAFLARAPESADKDNDRAVVEMSRQRWNEALDLLGGALRQEPKHPQALWNRGLALHGRGLLKQAEESFREVAALPGQDEGWKQEAESRADALKQQREQEDARWHKQVMEAWAQLSAGRADVKVLAQQPAVAREALYEAVRTATTPDAVRALLPLAAELDRVGGGAVLQDYVKAMAQRDFAVRAPLAREYAKLVMEGQVSPGLVDTLRRSKEEDLYFGALVSTGEARQDAEALKALQRFAHNSRDPWLDLVVDRELAHGEDLAGRKGKLEKALLSTLQTCEAYNKLFHCAEIN